A single Rhizobium sullae DNA region contains:
- a CDS encoding Gfo/Idh/MocA family protein: MPSSIAVAVIGAGAIGRTHIDTIRSTPGVKLAGIVDPTADARSLADTNGVPYFPDTNALIAAKLADAAIVATPNELHLPVSEALLTAGLPVLLEKPVAESLVSALKLVSIVAATGVPLLVGHHRRHNPIVRTARAAIEAGDIGDLVMATVTSSLAKPAPYFQAEWRRKPGVGGPLLINLVHEIDQLRYFFGEISTVQSITSNSRRGFEVEDTAAVCLTFAGGGLATLCISDAAVGPWSWDLTANENPARFPAYDVPAHYYAGSRAGLSLPDLKLWKPRGTPDWTETLTSQHLPFAPAGTYVAQLEHFVDLVRMGGMPLVSAQDATANILVLDAIARAGASGQSVAVDLSPLTLSQDFKSEDRGHS, from the coding sequence ATGCCAAGTTCAATCGCCGTTGCCGTAATCGGTGCCGGCGCCATCGGGCGTACGCACATCGATACAATTCGTTCGACGCCAGGCGTCAAGTTGGCGGGAATAGTCGACCCCACCGCAGACGCGCGGTCGTTGGCCGACACCAATGGCGTGCCTTATTTTCCGGATACCAACGCGCTGATCGCCGCGAAGCTCGCCGATGCGGCAATCGTCGCGACACCCAACGAGCTGCATCTGCCGGTATCCGAGGCTCTGTTAACCGCCGGATTACCCGTCCTTCTCGAGAAACCGGTCGCCGAAAGCCTCGTATCCGCCCTGAAACTTGTGTCCATCGTGGCTGCGACCGGCGTTCCGCTGCTGGTCGGGCACCACCGCCGTCACAACCCGATCGTCCGCACGGCCCGTGCCGCGATAGAGGCCGGCGATATCGGCGATCTGGTCATGGCGACGGTTACGAGTTCTCTCGCAAAACCCGCGCCTTATTTCCAAGCCGAATGGCGCCGGAAACCAGGTGTTGGAGGGCCGCTGTTGATCAATCTGGTGCACGAAATCGACCAGCTTCGGTATTTCTTCGGTGAGATCTCCACCGTGCAATCGATCACAAGCAACAGCAGGCGGGGTTTCGAGGTAGAGGACACGGCCGCGGTCTGCCTGACATTCGCAGGAGGCGGGCTGGCGACATTGTGCATTTCCGACGCCGCCGTCGGGCCATGGTCCTGGGATTTGACTGCCAACGAAAACCCGGCTCGCTTCCCCGCCTATGACGTGCCCGCACATTATTATGCCGGAAGCCGGGCGGGGTTGTCCCTTCCGGATCTCAAGTTGTGGAAACCCAGGGGCACGCCGGACTGGACCGAGACGCTGACATCACAGCATCTGCCGTTTGCCCCGGCAGGCACCTATGTGGCGCAGCTTGAGCATTTCGTCGACCTGGTAAGAATGGGTGGAATGCCTTTGGTATCGGCACAGGATGCGACGGCCAATATCCTCGTGCTCGATGCCATCGCCAGGGCGGGTGCTTCCGGCCAGTCGGTTGCGGTTGACCTCTCCCCGCTGACTCTATCACAAGACTTCAAATCGGAAGACAGAGGGCATTCATGA
- a CDS encoding inositol monophosphatase family protein, protein MTLTRRDLATVADVLRNVSAGIVLPRFGQTNVVRQKSSRLDLVSEVDELAEEAIRSSFATAFPGALIIGEEDCGTAPELMFSRYQSGRMIVIDPIDGTKNFTSGLSVFGMMVAIADEREISGGVIFDPISNEVSMALRGEGAWTEYPDGTQETHHTAPGRDVSDMVGLASWMFFKEPHRSRVLAGLAATAGAADYRCAAHHHRLLLKGHYDFALFSKLTPWDQAAGWLMHREAGGYSARLDGLPFRPTDTEGGILFAPDEASWHALHSALVAQPSDR, encoded by the coding sequence ATGACACTGACACGCAGGGATCTCGCCACCGTCGCAGACGTGCTACGGAATGTCTCAGCAGGCATCGTCTTGCCTCGCTTCGGCCAAACCAACGTTGTGCGGCAGAAAAGCTCGCGTCTCGATCTTGTCAGCGAAGTCGATGAACTGGCGGAAGAGGCGATCCGTTCTTCGTTTGCCACGGCATTTCCGGGCGCGCTTATCATCGGCGAGGAAGATTGCGGGACGGCTCCGGAACTGATGTTTTCCCGATATCAGAGCGGCCGTATGATCGTTATCGACCCGATCGACGGGACAAAGAACTTCACCTCCGGCCTTTCCGTCTTTGGCATGATGGTCGCCATTGCCGACGAACGGGAAATCAGCGGAGGGGTAATCTTCGATCCCATTTCAAATGAAGTTTCAATGGCTTTGAGAGGTGAAGGCGCCTGGACGGAATATCCGGACGGGACGCAGGAGACCCATCATACCGCGCCCGGACGTGACGTTTCGGATATGGTGGGCTTGGCATCCTGGATGTTCTTCAAGGAGCCCCATCGATCTCGCGTCCTCGCCGGCCTCGCGGCAACCGCCGGGGCGGCCGATTACCGCTGCGCGGCCCATCACCACCGACTTCTGCTGAAAGGCCACTACGATTTCGCGCTGTTCAGCAAATTGACACCCTGGGACCAGGCGGCGGGCTGGTTGATGCACCGCGAGGCCGGTGGGTATTCAGCGCGCCTCGACGGATTGCCCTTCCGTCCGACAGATACGGAGGGCGGCATTCTTTTCGCACCTGATGAAGCGAGTTGGCATGCCCTGCACAGCGCACTCGTCGCGCAACCGAGTGATAGATGA
- a CDS encoding NAD-dependent epimerase/dehydratase family protein — protein MTQVLLVGGTGFIGRRCAAMLAAQGVTARILDLPSGLARMDQPSAFELVEGDVTDPESISRASEDCDGIIHLAGIMTLDCARNPVKALDLNIKGSPNVFEAARQRSIPVAYLSSAGVFGPSSAVHPEPLTLYGVTKLAVECIARVYAADHGVPSLGLRPYVVYGPGESSGIAAGPSIAIAASLRREPATIRFSGRVGFVHVDDVARLLAAATTRPMHGATVLTMSGDTRDMAEFTSALEQRTGWSRISVEGPPLRIPAELASDPVPAWLGEHRATTIEAGIDASISALTAPVEA, from the coding sequence ATGACACAGGTCTTGCTCGTAGGTGGAACAGGATTCATCGGCCGCCGCTGCGCGGCGATGCTTGCGGCGCAAGGTGTCACGGCGCGCATCCTCGACCTCCCGTCCGGGCTGGCGCGCATGGACCAGCCGTCAGCCTTCGAGTTGGTCGAGGGCGATGTGACAGACCCGGAATCGATCTCCCGGGCTTCCGAAGATTGCGATGGCATCATCCATCTCGCAGGCATCATGACCCTTGATTGTGCCCGCAACCCGGTGAAGGCGCTGGACCTGAACATCAAGGGCAGCCCCAATGTTTTCGAGGCGGCGCGGCAGCGTTCCATCCCCGTCGCCTACCTGAGTTCGGCCGGCGTATTCGGCCCATCGAGCGCAGTCCATCCCGAGCCGCTGACGCTTTATGGAGTTACCAAGCTTGCGGTAGAGTGCATCGCACGCGTCTATGCGGCCGACCACGGGGTGCCAAGCCTCGGACTGCGCCCTTATGTCGTTTACGGCCCGGGTGAAAGCAGCGGTATTGCCGCGGGACCTTCAATCGCGATTGCAGCCTCCCTGAGGCGAGAGCCTGCGACCATCCGGTTCTCCGGACGGGTCGGCTTTGTCCATGTGGATGATGTGGCGCGGCTTCTGGCGGCGGCAACGACGCGGCCGATGCACGGCGCAACCGTGCTGACCATGTCCGGCGACACCCGTGACATGGCGGAATTCACCTCGGCACTCGAGCAGAGAACCGGTTGGAGCCGAATTTCAGTCGAGGGTCCGCCGCTCCGCATACCTGCGGAGCTGGCGTCCGATCCGGTGCCTGCGTGGCTCGGCGAACACAGGGCAACGACCATCGAGGCGGGCATCGATGCATCGATTTCGGCACTCACCGCGCCAGTCGAGGCCTGA
- a CDS encoding ABC transporter substrate-binding protein, whose protein sequence is MKVKFRCLVGSAALASIMAASGTARAEDPIRIGFVMPKQGAQAEHGKFHYQGTMQALKEINSTVRGRQIEVIWLDEPTPQDAQQNTQRLIDEQKVVAVVGGGNSATALAISAVAQQNKVPFIATNAAATDLTGAKCHRYAFRVQLPVVPQVRAIVGELNNRGKNWYYMAASYAFGKDIVKSFQKEGEKVGAKTVALDEAPINTPDYTSYILKIRAARPDVVIGGLGGSDISTFLKQWNEMGMKERAPFAQIGVADTDIWGIGASAASGIYSKIWYYDNPSNPPEDKAFAEEYAKQNGGHPAPDRAWMGWYAMRTLLQALDKAESTKPADVVKALEAWRDEKRGISFRSWDHQMLNPIVIAEAKKNITKDYEFLNVLQTVPGTDALYGSREEIGCNMGDL, encoded by the coding sequence ATGAAAGTAAAGTTCAGATGTCTGGTCGGCAGCGCCGCACTGGCCTCAATCATGGCCGCAAGCGGCACCGCGCGGGCGGAGGATCCGATCCGCATCGGTTTCGTCATGCCAAAACAGGGCGCGCAGGCCGAGCATGGCAAATTCCATTACCAGGGCACGATGCAGGCTCTGAAGGAGATCAACAGCACCGTGCGTGGCCGCCAGATCGAAGTGATCTGGCTTGACGAACCGACCCCGCAGGATGCTCAGCAGAATACCCAGCGACTGATCGACGAACAGAAGGTCGTTGCGGTTGTCGGCGGCGGCAACAGTGCGACCGCGCTGGCGATCAGCGCCGTCGCGCAGCAGAACAAGGTGCCCTTCATTGCGACAAATGCAGCGGCGACCGACCTGACAGGGGCCAAATGCCACCGCTATGCGTTTCGCGTACAGCTCCCGGTGGTTCCTCAGGTTCGCGCAATTGTCGGCGAACTGAACAACCGCGGCAAGAACTGGTATTACATGGCCGCGTCCTATGCCTTCGGAAAGGACATCGTGAAGTCCTTCCAGAAGGAAGGTGAGAAAGTCGGCGCGAAGACCGTTGCCTTGGACGAGGCGCCGATCAATACGCCGGACTATACATCCTACATCCTGAAAATCCGCGCGGCCCGGCCCGATGTCGTCATTGGCGGCCTTGGTGGTTCCGACATCTCGACCTTCCTCAAGCAGTGGAACGAGATGGGCATGAAGGAACGCGCGCCATTTGCGCAGATCGGCGTGGCCGATACGGATATCTGGGGCATTGGCGCGAGCGCGGCTTCGGGCATCTATTCGAAGATCTGGTACTACGACAATCCTTCCAACCCGCCGGAAGACAAGGCATTCGCCGAAGAATATGCCAAGCAGAACGGCGGCCATCCGGCACCGGATCGTGCATGGATGGGCTGGTACGCCATGCGGACGCTGCTTCAGGCTCTCGACAAGGCGGAATCCACGAAACCTGCTGACGTCGTCAAGGCGCTGGAAGCCTGGAGGGATGAGAAGCGCGGCATCTCGTTCCGCTCCTGGGACCACCAGATGCTGAACCCGATCGTTATCGCCGAAGCCAAGAAGAACATCACCAAGGACTACGAATTCCTCAACGTGCTGCAGACCGTTCCGGGCACGGACGCGCTCTACGGCTCCCGCGAGGAAATCGGATGCAACATGGGCGATCTCTGA
- a CDS encoding branched-chain amino acid ABC transporter permease, which produces MLELILSQVANGLVLGFLYVLIALGLSIIFGMLGIVNFAHGAIFALGAYFSITLVPIFGWWGLVLVPVLSALVGVLFEVALIRRLYGKEPLFGLIVTFGLALLIEALIKYFWGPSGRPFAPPEFLRGFIEIGPILLTKYRMAVIVCTIAILLALWYLLVRTPFGRIIRAGSEDREMVGMLGINVPRVFVGVVALSCCLAGTAGMLAAPLWSVAPAMAASAIMPAFVIVTIGGLGSYTGAIVAGLMVGVVTALTIQFWPAAAGAAMYALMALILLVRPRGLFGER; this is translated from the coding sequence ATGCTGGAACTTATTCTGTCCCAAGTCGCCAACGGGCTTGTCCTGGGATTTCTCTACGTGCTGATTGCCCTCGGCCTGTCGATCATCTTCGGCATGCTCGGCATCGTGAATTTTGCCCACGGGGCCATCTTTGCCCTGGGCGCATATTTTTCGATCACCCTCGTTCCGATTTTCGGCTGGTGGGGGCTCGTCCTCGTTCCGGTCCTGAGCGCACTTGTTGGGGTGTTGTTCGAGGTCGCGCTCATCCGCAGGCTCTACGGTAAGGAACCGCTTTTCGGGTTGATCGTGACATTCGGCCTGGCACTGCTGATCGAGGCGCTGATCAAGTATTTCTGGGGCCCAAGCGGGCGTCCTTTCGCGCCACCGGAATTCCTGCGCGGCTTCATCGAAATCGGCCCGATTCTGCTCACCAAGTATCGAATGGCCGTTATCGTCTGCACGATCGCCATACTGCTTGCGCTCTGGTACCTGCTGGTTCGTACGCCGTTCGGCCGCATCATCCGCGCCGGCAGCGAGGACCGTGAAATGGTCGGCATGCTCGGCATCAATGTGCCACGCGTGTTTGTCGGTGTCGTTGCCCTGAGCTGCTGCCTTGCCGGAACCGCCGGCATGCTGGCTGCGCCGCTTTGGAGCGTCGCTCCGGCCATGGCTGCGAGCGCCATCATGCCTGCTTTTGTCATCGTCACCATCGGTGGCCTCGGCTCCTACACGGGGGCGATCGTCGCAGGCCTGATGGTCGGCGTCGTCACGGCCCTGACCATCCAGTTCTGGCCCGCTGCGGCCGGCGCGGCAATGTATGCGCTGATGGCGCTGATCCTGCTGGTGCGCCCGCGCGGCCTCTTCGGCGAACGCTAG
- a CDS encoding branched-chain amino acid ABC transporter ATP-binding protein/permease has translation MKSRSFLFHPVLIAAVVFVALTFASYPLGIPVSRITQIVIYTLYGMGVALLVSYSGLVPFGASVFFGCAGYAVALGLQYFGGNEITGLLIAVVVSAVIGFGIGAVILRRSGLYFSLLTLACSQIAYEIAFNWTEVTGGENGIQNVPRPLFGSPLSFHIFVVLTVLVAIFILWRLVHAPFGRTLQAIRDNEQRAASLGCDVQRVKLKAFVISAVFVGYAGALLTLMIRGAYANSLNWQHAGDALLMTILGGMNHFLGTLWGAIAFILLQDQLSALTENWWLIFAPIIILMALLSPEGIQGFARRTMRRSGWTLVRDTIPARPARIEPFVSTAVEGDPSKPVMSVRKVSKRFGSIVTARGIDLDVMPRSVHSFIGPNGAGKTTFFNILTGILQADEGEILFEGRNINGLPMHKRVRLGIARSFQILSVFRELSVFENVRFAVQAQSQIRNGLWRDAHDFADVNGRAWSLLQVVGLEDRAAEKCSNLSHGEQRLLEIAITLASDAKILLLDEPLAGLAEADRKIVGQLIHRLGKTHAVLLIEHDIDRVLEISDRLTVLHQGHLIADGKPREVARDPGVIEAYMGTARDDAAAVVIEQPDPAQPAKPVLLKLENVNAGYDGSQVLDGLNFEVRQGEVVALLGRNGVGKSTMLKAIMSTVDVTGGKITLDGRDITRRPSFEINRLGLSIVPEGRRLFQHLTVMENLLLARREGGISVEEVFELFPKLKILQKQKAQGLSGGERQMVAVARALMVPSKVILLDEPFEGLAPAIVQDIMEAVVKLRDRASLVIVEHHAESILSITDRAYIMVNGQVAYEGSAYDLANDTATQARLLGVAGEH, from the coding sequence ATGAAGTCCCGTTCCTTCCTTTTTCATCCGGTTCTGATCGCGGCTGTCGTCTTCGTCGCATTGACGTTCGCGAGTTATCCGCTCGGGATCCCGGTCAGCCGTATCACTCAGATTGTCATCTACACGCTTTACGGCATGGGCGTCGCGCTGCTGGTCAGCTATTCCGGTCTCGTCCCTTTCGGCGCCTCTGTCTTCTTCGGGTGTGCCGGTTATGCGGTGGCGCTCGGCCTCCAGTACTTCGGCGGTAACGAAATCACCGGCCTTCTCATCGCAGTCGTTGTTTCGGCGGTCATCGGGTTCGGCATCGGCGCGGTCATCCTTCGCAGAAGCGGATTGTATTTCTCGCTGCTGACGCTTGCCTGCTCCCAGATCGCCTACGAGATCGCCTTCAACTGGACAGAAGTGACCGGTGGCGAAAACGGCATCCAGAATGTGCCGCGTCCGCTTTTCGGCTCGCCGCTCTCCTTTCATATCTTCGTGGTTCTCACGGTGCTGGTGGCGATTTTCATTCTTTGGCGGCTCGTTCATGCGCCGTTCGGCCGCACACTCCAAGCTATCCGCGACAACGAACAGCGCGCCGCGAGCCTCGGCTGCGATGTTCAGCGGGTGAAGCTGAAGGCCTTCGTCATCTCGGCCGTATTCGTCGGTTACGCCGGTGCGCTACTCACATTGATGATCCGCGGCGCCTATGCCAACAGCCTTAACTGGCAACATGCCGGCGATGCGCTGCTGATGACCATCCTGGGTGGCATGAACCATTTTCTGGGGACGCTCTGGGGTGCGATTGCCTTCATTCTTTTGCAGGACCAGTTGTCGGCACTGACAGAGAACTGGTGGCTGATCTTCGCGCCGATCATCATCCTCATGGCGCTGCTTTCACCCGAAGGCATCCAGGGTTTCGCACGCAGGACGATGCGGCGATCCGGCTGGACACTGGTTCGCGATACGATCCCGGCACGGCCGGCACGGATAGAGCCTTTCGTCAGCACCGCCGTCGAGGGCGATCCGTCCAAGCCGGTCATGTCGGTCAGAAAGGTCTCCAAGCGTTTCGGATCGATCGTCACCGCGCGCGGGATCGACCTGGATGTCATGCCCCGCTCGGTGCACAGCTTCATTGGCCCGAACGGCGCCGGAAAGACCACCTTCTTCAATATCCTGACAGGCATCCTTCAGGCGGACGAAGGCGAGATTCTCTTCGAGGGGCGCAATATCAACGGTCTGCCGATGCACAAGCGTGTTCGCCTCGGTATCGCCCGCTCTTTCCAGATCCTCAGCGTCTTTCGTGAATTGTCGGTCTTCGAGAACGTCCGTTTTGCGGTGCAGGCACAAAGCCAGATCCGCAATGGCCTCTGGCGCGACGCTCACGATTTCGCCGATGTCAACGGTCGTGCATGGAGCTTGCTGCAGGTCGTTGGCCTGGAGGACCGTGCTGCCGAGAAGTGCTCCAATCTTTCGCACGGCGAACAGCGGCTGTTGGAGATTGCGATCACGTTGGCCTCCGATGCCAAGATACTGCTGCTCGACGAGCCGCTCGCGGGTCTGGCGGAAGCCGATCGCAAGATCGTCGGCCAGCTTATCCACCGGCTTGGAAAGACGCACGCCGTGCTGTTGATCGAACACGATATCGACAGGGTCCTGGAAATATCGGATCGGCTGACAGTGCTGCATCAGGGACACCTCATTGCCGACGGCAAGCCGCGTGAAGTGGCACGCGATCCCGGTGTCATCGAAGCCTATATGGGCACGGCGCGAGACGATGCCGCTGCGGTGGTTATCGAGCAGCCGGATCCGGCGCAACCGGCAAAACCGGTTCTCCTGAAGCTCGAAAACGTCAACGCCGGTTATGACGGAAGCCAGGTGCTCGACGGCCTGAATTTCGAAGTCCGCCAGGGAGAGGTCGTCGCGCTTCTGGGGCGTAACGGCGTCGGCAAAAGCACGATGCTCAAGGCCATCATGTCGACCGTCGACGTGACGGGCGGAAAGATCACGCTCGATGGCCGCGATATTACCCGGAGGCCATCCTTCGAGATCAACAGGCTCGGCCTTTCCATTGTTCCGGAAGGTCGCCGGCTCTTCCAGCACCTTACCGTCATGGAAAACCTCCTGCTCGCCCGCCGCGAGGGTGGCATCAGCGTCGAGGAGGTATTCGAGCTGTTCCCGAAGCTCAAGATCCTCCAGAAGCAGAAGGCTCAGGGGCTTTCCGGTGGCGAGCGGCAGATGGTTGCCGTTGCCCGGGCACTGATGGTTCCGAGCAAGGTCATTCTTCTCGACGAGCCCTTTGAAGGTCTGGCGCCAGCCATCGTTCAGGACATCATGGAAGCAGTGGTCAAACTGCGCGACCGTGCCAGCCTGGTGATTGTCGAGCACCACGCCGAGAGCATCCTCTCGATCACCGACCGGGCCTACATCATGGTCAATGGACAGGTCGCCTACGAAGGCAGCGCCTATGACCTCGCAAACGATACCGCAACCCAGGCCCGCCTTCTGGGCGTGGCCGGCGAACACTGA
- a CDS encoding shikimate dehydrogenase family protein: MTQPFYISGATRIYPIIGDPIAQVKSPAGMTAAFVEAGLNAVVVPIQTSVDDVDDFIRTAGRTKNIDGIIVTIPHKFVSLTHCATATERARIVGSINVLSRNADGTWHGEMFDGLGMLGGIRSQGGDPVGKKTLLVGAGGAGRAIAQALLDADVSELAIFDVDAKRREELITRLQEFYGDRVKAGSSDPTGFELVVNATPMGMRPEDPFPVQVEKLSPEAFAACVITAPAVSPWIEAARKKGCRTSVGIDMYKAEQNLMLKFFLQALGNASTASA; this comes from the coding sequence ATGACCCAGCCATTTTACATCAGCGGTGCAACACGCATCTACCCGATTATCGGTGACCCCATTGCTCAGGTGAAATCGCCGGCGGGCATGACGGCGGCCTTCGTTGAGGCTGGCCTGAACGCTGTGGTCGTGCCGATCCAGACCTCGGTGGACGACGTCGATGATTTCATTCGCACCGCCGGCCGCACCAAGAATATCGACGGCATTATCGTGACGATCCCACACAAGTTCGTATCGCTGACGCATTGCGCCACAGCAACGGAGCGTGCGCGCATTGTCGGTTCGATCAACGTTCTCAGCCGCAACGCGGACGGTACATGGCATGGCGAGATGTTCGATGGGCTTGGAATGCTCGGCGGTATCCGCTCGCAGGGCGGCGACCCGGTCGGCAAGAAGACACTTCTGGTCGGCGCAGGCGGGGCTGGCCGAGCAATTGCCCAGGCGCTTCTGGATGCGGACGTTTCCGAACTCGCCATATTCGACGTGGACGCCAAGCGCCGTGAGGAGCTGATCACACGCCTGCAGGAGTTCTACGGTGATCGTGTCAAGGCAGGATCCAGCGATCCGACCGGTTTCGAGCTGGTGGTCAACGCAACGCCGATGGGCATGCGGCCTGAGGATCCATTCCCGGTCCAGGTCGAAAAGCTTTCGCCTGAAGCGTTTGCCGCATGTGTCATCACCGCGCCGGCCGTTTCCCCCTGGATCGAAGCCGCGCGGAAGAAGGGATGCCGGACGAGTGTTGGCATCGACATGTACAAGGCGGAGCAGAACCTGATGCTCAAATTCTTCCTGCAGGCGCTCGGCAATGCCTCAACGGCGTCAGCCTGA
- a CDS encoding SDR family NAD(P)-dependent oxidoreductase: MTAARTVLVTGASGGIGRGVCEALAEEARLTGHSLRLAVHGSRESMALSALVSDLTSADGEGEIEARAFVADLTDAGACNNLIGQVIDWAGRLDSIVSNAGQSRPGKLANLPDEDWQATLDLNLRATWLLARAAYPALTETRGTITAVASMSGLSPHPGYGAYSTAKAGLVMLCRQLAQEWAGDGIRVNAVCPGMIRTPLTETVYQDEDTRRKRESLVPLGRIGTPRDIGDAVAFLTSDKASYITGVALRIDGGLSEGMLNLIPGRPDKVR; the protein is encoded by the coding sequence ATGACTGCGGCACGGACGGTGCTGGTAACCGGCGCAAGCGGCGGCATCGGTCGCGGGGTCTGTGAAGCGCTCGCCGAGGAGGCGCGGTTGACCGGGCATTCGCTGCGGCTTGCGGTTCATGGAAGCCGCGAAAGCATGGCTCTTTCAGCCCTGGTCTCGGATCTCACGTCGGCTGACGGTGAAGGCGAGATCGAGGCGAGGGCATTCGTTGCGGACCTGACGGATGCCGGTGCCTGCAACAATCTGATCGGCCAGGTGATTGACTGGGCCGGGCGACTGGATTCGATCGTGTCGAATGCGGGGCAATCTCGGCCGGGCAAGCTGGCGAACCTGCCCGATGAAGACTGGCAGGCGACGCTGGACCTGAACCTGCGCGCCACATGGCTTCTCGCACGCGCCGCTTATCCCGCCTTGACCGAAACGCGAGGCACGATCACTGCGGTAGCCTCCATGTCTGGATTGTCGCCGCATCCCGGCTACGGTGCGTATTCGACAGCCAAGGCCGGTTTGGTCATGCTTTGTCGGCAGTTGGCTCAGGAATGGGCCGGCGATGGGATCAGGGTCAACGCCGTATGTCCCGGTATGATCAGAACGCCGCTGACGGAAACGGTCTATCAGGATGAAGACACCCGCCGAAAACGTGAAAGCCTCGTGCCGCTCGGCCGTATTGGAACGCCGCGGGATATCGGCGATGCTGTAGCTTTCCTGACCAGCGACAAGGCGAGCTATATCACCGGGGTCGCGTTGCGCATTGATGGTGGCCTTTCCGAAGGAATGCTCAACCTCATCCCCGGCCGTCCGGACAAAGTCCGTTGA
- a CDS encoding sugar phosphate isomerase/epimerase family protein, with the protein MTRLYALAFLTVADVGPVEAIRIAGEAGFDRVGLRILPAAASGEGPYPLLTDKALLAEARRAIADSGIRVGDVEIVRLKPQTKADEFVPFLECAAALGASNILVAGDDPEQARLTENFAAFAALASKYRLTADLEFMPWTAVQDATQAIAVVEAAAEPNGGVLADALHWDRSGRKASDLDAIPTRCVNYIQLCDAAKDYDPSDEALIRVARGERMMPGAGGIDLVSFIRSMPAEAPISVEVASRELAALHTPAQRAAMALKTARDVVARAGHGR; encoded by the coding sequence ATGACGAGACTATACGCGCTAGCCTTCTTGACTGTTGCGGATGTCGGGCCTGTCGAGGCTATCCGCATCGCGGGCGAGGCCGGATTTGACCGTGTCGGCCTTCGGATATTGCCAGCCGCTGCATCGGGAGAGGGGCCATATCCGCTTCTCACCGACAAGGCGTTGTTGGCCGAAGCACGCAGGGCGATTGCGGATAGCGGTATCCGGGTCGGAGACGTGGAGATCGTTCGACTGAAACCGCAGACAAAAGCCGATGAATTCGTGCCGTTCCTTGAATGTGCGGCAGCGCTTGGCGCGTCGAACATCCTCGTGGCAGGGGACGACCCGGAACAGGCGCGGCTGACGGAAAACTTTGCCGCCTTTGCTGCGCTCGCATCGAAATATCGGTTGACGGCAGATCTCGAATTCATGCCGTGGACCGCCGTACAAGATGCCACCCAGGCGATTGCCGTCGTCGAGGCCGCCGCAGAGCCGAACGGTGGCGTTCTGGCCGATGCTCTTCATTGGGACCGGTCCGGGAGAAAAGCGAGCGATCTTGACGCCATTCCGACGCGCTGTGTCAATTATATACAGCTCTGCGACGCGGCAAAGGACTACGATCCGAGCGACGAAGCTCTTATCCGTGTGGCGAGGGGAGAGCGCATGATGCCCGGCGCCGGAGGAATTGATCTCGTATCCTTCATCCGCTCGATGCCGGCAGAAGCGCCTATCAGCGTCGAGGTTGCCTCCCGTGAACTTGCAGCGCTCCACACGCCCGCGCAACGGGCTGCCATGGCGTTGAAGACCGCGCGCGATGTGGTTGCCCGCGCAGGGCATGGCCGATAG